CCCTCCGTGATGTAGAGGCGGAGCTCGGGGGGACATCTGACGATCACCCTCGCCGGCGTCTGGGTAATGTCTATGATAGGGCACCCCGCCGCCCGCCACACATACCCCACGTGGAAGCGGATGGGAGACGCCGTGGTGGCCACGACGAAGCCGCCGTCGACCTCCTCTACTGCAAACTGGTCCAGCACCTTCCCAGGCGCCTCGGCCACCGCCTTGAGCCTCAAGTACGGCCCCTCGCCCTCAAATACGTAGATCCTAGTGGCCGTGGTGATATTCGCCCTATTCAAGATGTGGACGACGTCTGTGCTGTTCTTCAGCAAGTCTAGTACAGAGAGGTATAGGACGAGTGGGTTCGTTCTGTCGAGCCTCTTCTTGACGTCGTCTGGCAGGAGGCTCCACGTGGCGTTGACCACCTTGGCCAGGTAGTCCGGCAGGGCGAGGGGGGTGATTACGTATAGGCGGTTGTCTCTCATGTAGACCCTGGGCGTGGAGCCGGCGACGTAGACGGAAGCGTTGAATTGGAGACTTCTCAAATCCACCCCGGCGACTATCAGCACCGCGGGCGGAGCCCCGAGGGCTAGCACGGGGGCCTCCTCGACAACGCGGCCGTTGATCTCCACCCTGGCGGGGGACTGGGCGACTATGTACACCGCGCCGTCGCTCATCCTCGCGGCCACCGGCCAGCCCGACAGGTTGTACACAGCGAGGCGGGAGCCGCTCCCAAGATCGTACACGTAGAGGGCTGTGTAGCCCCTCGTCTCTCCATACACCAGCGCCCTCCCGCCCCAGACAAATACGTGGCACCCGAGGCCGGGGCACTCCAGAGTCTTCACCACACGGGGCGTCTTGTCCACCACGTAGAGCCTCCACCCCGCCGCCACGTATAGATACTCCCCGTCGAACTTCACATAGTCCTCCTCGTCGACACCCCACACCTGGACGTTGGCCGCCGACGCCGATTTGAACACGCCAGCCGCCGCAGGCGCGGCGGTTGTTAGATAAGCTGCGCGTAGATCAGCCATTATAAAGTCGCCTTGTTGCAACAGCTCCAGAGCGGCGAGTTTAACAACTGGTAGCCTCGGCGAGGCAGTTGTCTCCGCCGCACCCCCCTCGACATGCATCTTAACCGCGAGAAGGAGTGCCAGCGCCAGTATAGTCAGCGCCAGGGCCGCAAGCTGGCGAAGCACGGAAATACACCCCTCTCAGCTTATATCCCTAATGTACTGGGAGTACATCCCGAGCGGCTGGGCGTTAAACAATTTGCACAAAGCTTGGAAAACATAGTGAAGTCTTTTACCCAGCTATAGTGCTGACCTCTCTGAGGATAATATATTCTCTTATTTTGTCTACAATAGAGTTTATGAATATTTATGTAGCATATTTAAAAAGTTGTTTGTTGTGTTTCATATGGTGTTTGCAAAAAACCCGATAGATCGCCTCCGTGAACGCGGTTTTGATGTCGGCGACGTGGGGGATGCCCTGCGTCTTGCTATTATAGCTGAGCTTGACGCCATCAGCCTGTATCTACAGCTCGCTAGATATGCAGAAGACGAGAGGGTGCGCAGAGTTTTTCAAGACGTGGCAAACGAGGAGAGGACGCACT
The sequence above is drawn from the Pyrobaculum ferrireducens genome and encodes:
- a CDS encoding beta-propeller domain-containing protein; its protein translation is MLRQLAALALTILALALLLAVKMHVEGGAAETTASPRLPVVKLAALELLQQGDFIMADLRAAYLTTAAPAAAGVFKSASAANVQVWGVDEEDYVKFDGEYLYVAAGWRLYVVDKTPRVVKTLECPGLGCHVFVWGGRALVYGETRGYTALYVYDLGSGSRLAVYNLSGWPVAARMSDGAVYIVAQSPARVEINGRVVEEAPVLALGAPPAVLIVAGVDLRSLQFNASVYVAGSTPRVYMRDNRLYVITPLALPDYLAKVVNATWSLLPDDVKKRLDRTNPLVLYLSVLDLLKNSTDVVHILNRANITTATRIYVFEGEGPYLRLKAVAEAPGKVLDQFAVEEVDGGFVVATTASPIRFHVGYVWRAAGCPIIDITQTPARVIVRCPPELRLYITEGEPVNAVYVFDSGGRLVGSVEGLAPGERIYAARLVGNVMYLVTFRQVDPLYAVDLADPARPRVLGYLKTPGFSEYLHPVGEGLLLGVGLHERGVKIAQFDVSNPAAPRETSNLTIANAYTPVFQDHHAFAYDPSTRLAFIPYVGHHGRLRTLFIEVGRGLAVKADLDLPAERAFFTEDGVYLVGWRMVWRLNYRFEKIGEAVLG